Proteins from a single region of Hordeum vulgare subsp. vulgare chromosome 6H, MorexV3_pseudomolecules_assembly, whole genome shotgun sequence:
- the LOC123405389 gene encoding SUPPRESSOR OF GAMMA RESPONSE 1-like: MEGMCVPESRRSVSGTNAWCFVFLDTWKVAVDGEAPGAGDDAGALVLGDEVREEDEEEMEVSLHVVHQWPGLPKGVKFDPSDQELLGHLLAKHAATGSQPNQFIEEFIPTVEEADGICYTRPQKLPGVKQDGSVSHFFHRTFKAYNTGTRKRGKINTGDLADVRWHKTSKTKPVIVDGQHLGCKKIMVLYMSTVKGGKPKKTNWVMHQYHLGTREDEQNGEYVVSKLFFQQQSKPGEKSALELFVPKK; the protein is encoded by the exons ATGGAGGGAATGTGTGTACCTGAGAGCAGAAGGTCGGTGTCGGGGACGAATGCGTGGTGCTTTGTGTTCCTTGACACATGGAAGGTCGCGGTCGATGGAGAAGCTCCAGGAGCCGGAGACGACGCCGGGGCACTGGTGCTCGGAGACGAAGTGcgagaggaagacgaggaagagatggag GTTTCTCTACACGTTGTTCACCAGTGGCCTGGTTTGCCAAAGGGTGTAAAGTTTGATCCGTCTGATCAGGAATTGCTTGGGCATTTGCTTGCAAAACATGCCGCAACAGGTTCTCAACCTAACCAATTCATTGAGGAATTTATTCCAACAGTTGAGGAAGCTGATGGTATCTGCTACACTCGTCCACAGAAACTTCCAG GTGTTAAACAAGATGGAAGTGTATCACACTTCTTCCACAGAACATTTAAAGCATATAACACTGGGACTAGGAAGCGCGGAAAGATCAACACTGGTGATCTTGCCGATGTTCGCTGGCACAAAACAAGCAAGACAAAACCAGTAATAGTTGATGGACAGCACCTTGGCTGTAAGAAAATAATGGTGCTATATATGAGTACCGTGAAGGGTGGGAAGCCTAAGAAGACTAATTGGGTGATGCATCAATATCATCTAGGCACTCGCGAAGATGAGCAGAATGGAGAATATGTTGTCTCCAAATTATTTTTCCAGCAACAATCTAAGCCCGGAGAAAAGAGTGCACTAGAGTTATTTGTTCCAAAAAAGTGA